A region of Ovis canadensis isolate MfBH-ARS-UI-01 breed Bighorn chromosome 19, ARS-UI_OviCan_v2, whole genome shotgun sequence DNA encodes the following proteins:
- the ABHD5 gene encoding 1-acylglycerol-3-phosphate O-acyltransferase ABHD5 isoform X1, producing the protein MAAEEEEVDSADPSERSGWLTGWLPTWCPTSTSHLKEAEEKILKCVPCTYKKGPVRISNGNKIWTLRLSHNISNKTPLVLLHGFGGGLGLWALNFADLCTNRPVYAFDLLGFGRSSRPRFDSDAEEVENQFVESIEEWRCALGLDKMILLGHNLGGFLAAAYSLKYPSRVSHLILVEPWGFPERPDLADQERPIPVWIRALGAALTPFNPLAGLRIAGPFGLSLVQRLRPDFKRKYSSMFEDDTVTEYIYHCNVQTPSGETAFKNMTIPYGWAKRPMLQRIGKMHPDIPVSVIFGARSCIDGNSGTSIQSLRPQSYVKTIAILGAGHYVYADQPEDFNQKVKEICDSVD; encoded by the exons GTCAGGATGGCTAACTGGTTGGCTTCCCACATGGTGCCCTACATCAACCTCACACCTTAAAGAAGctgaagagaaaattttaaaat GTGTCCCCTGCACATACAAAAAAGGACCTGTTCGTATatctaatggaaataaaatatggaCGCTGAGGCTCTCTCATAATATTTCAAATAAGACTCCACTTGTCCTCCTCCATGGTTTTGGAGGAGGTCTTGGACTCTGGGCACTGAATTTTGCTGATCTTTGCACCAATAGACCTGTCTATGCTTTTGACCTGCTGGGCTTTGGACGAAGTAGTCGACCCAGATTTGACAGTGATGCGGAAGAAGTGGAGAATCAGTTTGTGGAATCCATTGAAGAGTGGCGATGTGCCCTTGGACTGGACAAAATGATCTTGCTTGGACACAACCTAGGTGGGTTCCTGGCTGCTGCTTACTCACTGAAGTACCCATCCAG GGTTAGTCATCTCATTTTAGTGGAGCCTTGGGGTTTTCCTGAACGACCAGACCTTGCTGATCAAGAGAGACCAATTCCAGTTTGGATCAGAGCCTTGGGAGCAGCGTTGACTCCCTTTAACCCTTTAGCTGGCCTCAGGATTGCAGGGCCCTTTG GTTTAAGTCTAGTACAGCGTTTGAGGCCTGATTTCAAACGGAAGTATTCTTCAATGTTTGAAGATGATACAGTGACAGAATACATCTACCACTGTAATGTCCAGACTCCGAG tgGTGAGACTGCATTCAAAAACATGACTATCCCTTACGGATGGGCAAAAAGGCCAATGCTCCAGCGAATTGGCAAAATGCACCCTGACATTCCAGTTTCCGTGATCTTTGGCGCCCGATCCTGCATAGATGGCAATTCTGGCACCAGCATCCAGTCACTACGACCACAGTCATACGTGAAGACGATA GCCATTCTCGGAGCAGGCCATTATGTGTATGCAGATCAGCCGGAAGACTTCAACCAGAAAGTGAAGGAGATCTGTGACAGCGTGGACTGA
- the ABHD5 gene encoding 1-acylglycerol-3-phosphate O-acyltransferase ABHD5 isoform X2, translating into MRVEKTGVPCTYKKGPVRISNGNKIWTLRLSHNISNKTPLVLLHGFGGGLGLWALNFADLCTNRPVYAFDLLGFGRSSRPRFDSDAEEVENQFVESIEEWRCALGLDKMILLGHNLGGFLAAAYSLKYPSRVSHLILVEPWGFPERPDLADQERPIPVWIRALGAALTPFNPLAGLRIAGPFGLSLVQRLRPDFKRKYSSMFEDDTVTEYIYHCNVQTPSGETAFKNMTIPYGWAKRPMLQRIGKMHPDIPVSVIFGARSCIDGNSGTSIQSLRPQSYVKTIAILGAGHYVYADQPEDFNQKVKEICDSVD; encoded by the exons ATGAGAGTGGAAAAAACAg GTGTCCCCTGCACATACAAAAAAGGACCTGTTCGTATatctaatggaaataaaatatggaCGCTGAGGCTCTCTCATAATATTTCAAATAAGACTCCACTTGTCCTCCTCCATGGTTTTGGAGGAGGTCTTGGACTCTGGGCACTGAATTTTGCTGATCTTTGCACCAATAGACCTGTCTATGCTTTTGACCTGCTGGGCTTTGGACGAAGTAGTCGACCCAGATTTGACAGTGATGCGGAAGAAGTGGAGAATCAGTTTGTGGAATCCATTGAAGAGTGGCGATGTGCCCTTGGACTGGACAAAATGATCTTGCTTGGACACAACCTAGGTGGGTTCCTGGCTGCTGCTTACTCACTGAAGTACCCATCCAG GGTTAGTCATCTCATTTTAGTGGAGCCTTGGGGTTTTCCTGAACGACCAGACCTTGCTGATCAAGAGAGACCAATTCCAGTTTGGATCAGAGCCTTGGGAGCAGCGTTGACTCCCTTTAACCCTTTAGCTGGCCTCAGGATTGCAGGGCCCTTTG GTTTAAGTCTAGTACAGCGTTTGAGGCCTGATTTCAAACGGAAGTATTCTTCAATGTTTGAAGATGATACAGTGACAGAATACATCTACCACTGTAATGTCCAGACTCCGAG tgGTGAGACTGCATTCAAAAACATGACTATCCCTTACGGATGGGCAAAAAGGCCAATGCTCCAGCGAATTGGCAAAATGCACCCTGACATTCCAGTTTCCGTGATCTTTGGCGCCCGATCCTGCATAGATGGCAATTCTGGCACCAGCATCCAGTCACTACGACCACAGTCATACGTGAAGACGATA GCCATTCTCGGAGCAGGCCATTATGTGTATGCAGATCAGCCGGAAGACTTCAACCAGAAAGTGAAGGAGATCTGTGACAGCGTGGACTGA